AACAGGGCGCGCACGCCTTCAAAGGTCAGGCCGGCGCGGCCGTGTTCCTGGCCGTGCCCCATGAGGACAAGGGCGGCGTTTTTGCCGCGCAGGGCCTTGGTGTCCTCAAGAATGGCGGAGGCCAAGGCCTGGGCGTCGGCTTCAGATTCAAGCATGGGGCGGCCCAGATAGACGGCCTCAAAACGGCCGGGATTTTTTTGCAGGTCAATGAGCACGGCGCGTTCCAGAGCGGAAAATTCTTCGCCGGCCATGACGTGCAGGGACTGCACGCGCACTACTTTTACGCCGTCTTTGGCGAGTTTGGCGAGGCCGTCGCTGATGCCGCCCACAGGGCGGCCCTGAGCGGCGATTTTTTTGCGGATGATCTGCGAGGTATAGGCCCAGACCACAGGCTGGCCGGGGAAGGCCTGTTTAAACTCCTGGTCCACGGCCTGCATGGCGGGCAGGGCTTCGGGCACGCTGGTGCCGAAGGCCACCAGCAGAACGCCCTGCTGGGGCGCGTCGGCGGCGTGGGGCGCGGCGGGCGCGGCCAGGGCCGCAAGGAGCAGGAGCAGAAGCAGGAACAGACGGGAGCCCGCAAAG
The sequence above is a segment of the Desulfovibrio legallii genome. Coding sequences within it:
- a CDS encoding sirohydrochlorin cobaltochelatase; translated protein: MPRFSPFAGSRLFLLLLLLLAALAAPAAPHAADAPQQGVLLVAFGTSVPEALPAMQAVDQEFKQAFPGQPVVWAYTSQIIRKKIAAQGRPVGGISDGLAKLAKDGVKVVRVQSLHVMAGEEFSALERAVLIDLQKNPGRFEAVYLGRPMLESEADAQALASAILEDTKALRGKNAALVLMGHGQEHGRAGLTFEGVRALFHNQDKHVFMATVEGERSFDDLLKELKAAKVKSVVIAPLMLVAGDHARNDLAGDEADSWASQLKAAGFKVTANLKGLGQVPGARALLVQHAKSASDDLTKEPRKQ